A genomic region of Exiguobacterium oxidotolerans JCM 12280 contains the following coding sequences:
- the guaB gene encoding IMP dehydrogenase, producing the protein MWENKFAKEGLTFDDVLLVPRRSSVLPRDVDLSVSLCEGITLNIPLISAGMDTVTEAPMAIAMARQGGLGVVHKNMSMEDQAEHVDRVKRSENGVITNPFYLTPERQVYDAEYLMSKYRISGVPIVNNETERKLVGILTNRDLRFVKDYSTVIETVMTTEELVTATVGTSLEEAEQILHKHRIEKLPLVDENGVLKGLITTKDIEKVEQYPHAAKDQFGRLLVAAAVGVTKDASLRARFLVDAGVDALVVDTAHGHSEGVLLKVRELRDEYPNLPIIAGNVATAEATRDLIEAGASVVKVGIGPGSICTTRVVAGVGVPQITAVFDCATEARKHGVSIIADGGIKYSGDIVKALAAGGHAVMLGSLLAGVEESPGEMEIYQGRQFKTYRGMGSEASMKRGSQDRYFQEADKKFVPEGIEGRVAYRGKLGDSVYQLVGGIRSGMGYCGAASLEELREDTQFIRMTGAGLQESHPHDIQITKEASNYTRQ; encoded by the coding sequence ATGTGGGAGAATAAATTTGCTAAAGAGGGCTTGACGTTTGATGACGTTTTGCTTGTACCACGTCGTTCAAGTGTCTTACCACGTGACGTCGATCTATCTGTATCCTTATGCGAAGGGATTACACTGAACATCCCGTTGATCAGTGCAGGAATGGATACTGTGACGGAAGCACCAATGGCGATTGCCATGGCACGTCAAGGCGGTCTAGGTGTCGTCCACAAAAATATGTCGATGGAAGACCAAGCAGAACATGTCGATCGCGTCAAACGTTCTGAAAATGGTGTCATCACGAATCCGTTTTACCTTACACCTGAACGCCAAGTATACGATGCTGAATATTTAATGAGTAAATATCGTATTTCTGGTGTTCCGATTGTTAACAACGAAACAGAACGGAAACTCGTGGGTATTTTAACAAACCGTGATCTTCGTTTTGTTAAAGATTATTCGACGGTAATTGAGACGGTCATGACGACAGAAGAACTCGTCACTGCTACAGTTGGTACGTCACTTGAAGAAGCAGAACAAATTCTCCACAAACATCGCATTGAAAAGTTACCACTCGTTGATGAGAACGGTGTATTAAAAGGCTTAATCACAACAAAGGATATTGAAAAAGTGGAACAATATCCACATGCAGCAAAAGATCAATTCGGACGTCTTCTCGTCGCTGCAGCTGTCGGTGTCACGAAAGATGCATCTCTTCGCGCACGTTTCCTTGTTGATGCAGGCGTCGATGCACTCGTCGTCGATACGGCACACGGTCACTCTGAAGGCGTACTCTTAAAAGTACGTGAGCTTCGTGATGAATATCCAAATCTTCCAATCATCGCAGGGAACGTTGCAACAGCAGAAGCAACACGCGATTTAATTGAAGCTGGTGCATCGGTCGTCAAGGTAGGGATTGGACCTGGTTCAATTTGTACGACACGTGTCGTTGCGGGAGTGGGGGTTCCACAAATCACTGCAGTCTTTGATTGTGCGACGGAAGCCCGTAAGCATGGTGTCTCCATCATTGCTGACGGCGGAATCAAATACTCGGGCGATATCGTCAAAGCACTTGCAGCTGGCGGCCATGCCGTCATGTTAGGTAGTCTGCTCGCTGGTGTTGAAGAAAGCCCAGGCGAAATGGAAATCTACCAAGGTCGTCAATTTAAGACATACCGTGGTATGGGTTCTGAAGCATCAATGAAACGTGGTAGTCAAGATCGCTACTTCCAAGAAGCAGATAAAAAATTCGTTCCAGAAGGAATTGAAGGTCGCGTCGCTTACCGTGGAAAACTCGGTGATTCTGTCTATCAACTCGTTGGTGGGATTCGTTCAGGAATGGGATATTGTGGAGCAGCTTCATTAGAAGAATTGCGTGAAGACACACAATTCATCCGCATGACGGGTGCTGGATTACAAGAAAGTCACCCACATGACATTCAAATCACAAAAGAAGCATCGAACTATACACGCCAATAA
- a CDS encoding PLP-dependent aminotransferase family protein — translation MDMLSFELIREGNKPLYEQLYQQIRQEIIDGRLEYGLKLPSKRKLGQFLNLSQTTIELAYQQLVAEGYVESISRKGYFVLAHEELAYVKKTPLATRQHLSPSTYIRHDFHPSKIDGSSFPFSRWRKHAKDVIDEHNQSLVSLGHPQGDLALRVEIATYLYHSRGVICSPEQIIVGSGVEQLLPQLIFLLGQHVTYGIEDPGYHATRLILENHGRTALPIPVDQSGVKVSTLSQTNVDIMYVTPAHQFPSGSILSVNRRRQLVNWAAESPTRYIIEDDYDSEFRYSGKSIPSLHSIDSERVLYLSTFSKSLMPSLRIGYMVLPPSLLERYQAELSYYTCSVSRFDQTILTRFMKEGDFEKHLNRMRKIYRRKLDIVVNSLRAVSSLRLTGESAGLHVVVSVANGMTEEELVRRAHDASIQVYGLSQYAQLPLEAVHPQIVLGFASLSESDLEEGLGELLQAWKL, via the coding sequence ATGGATATGTTATCGTTCGAGTTAATACGAGAGGGCAATAAGCCGTTATACGAGCAATTGTATCAGCAGATTCGTCAAGAAATCATCGATGGACGTCTAGAGTATGGTCTCAAATTACCATCAAAACGAAAACTCGGTCAGTTCTTGAACTTGAGTCAAACGACGATTGAGCTCGCCTATCAACAACTTGTCGCCGAAGGCTATGTCGAATCGATTTCAAGAAAAGGGTATTTTGTCTTAGCACATGAAGAGCTCGCTTATGTAAAGAAGACACCACTAGCAACGAGGCAACACCTTTCTCCGTCCACCTATATCCGTCATGATTTCCATCCGAGTAAAATCGATGGATCGTCTTTTCCTTTTTCACGTTGGCGAAAACATGCGAAGGATGTCATCGATGAACATAATCAATCTCTTGTTTCACTCGGACACCCGCAAGGCGATCTCGCCTTACGTGTTGAAATTGCGACCTACCTATATCACTCAAGAGGTGTCATCTGTTCGCCTGAACAAATCATCGTCGGGTCTGGGGTCGAACAACTTTTACCCCAACTGATTTTCCTGCTAGGACAACACGTCACCTATGGCATCGAAGATCCCGGTTATCATGCGACCCGACTCATTCTTGAGAATCATGGACGAACAGCACTCCCGATTCCGGTCGATCAAAGTGGTGTCAAAGTCTCGACTTTAAGTCAGACCAATGTGGATATCATGTATGTGACACCTGCCCACCAATTTCCATCCGGAAGCATCTTATCCGTCAATCGGCGCCGGCAATTGGTGAACTGGGCTGCTGAATCGCCGACACGTTACATCATTGAGGATGACTACGACAGTGAGTTTCGTTATAGTGGCAAGTCGATTCCGTCACTCCACAGCATCGATAGTGAACGGGTCCTCTATTTGAGCACCTTCTCCAAGTCGCTCATGCCTTCACTGCGGATTGGCTACATGGTCCTTCCGCCTTCTTTGCTTGAGCGCTATCAGGCCGAACTCTCCTATTACACATGCAGTGTCTCACGTTTTGATCAAACGATTTTGACACGCTTTATGAAAGAAGGAGACTTCGAGAAACATTTGAACCGGATGCGAAAGATTTACCGGCGTAAGTTAGACATCGTCGTCAATTCGTTACGTGCTGTCTCATCCCTGCGCTTGACCGGCGAAAGTGCGGGTTTGCATGTCGTCGTTTCTGTTGCGAACGGGATGACGGAAGAAGAATTAGTCAGGCGAGCACACGACGCTTCAATTCAGGTCTATGGTTTATCTCAGTATGCACAACTTCCGTTAGAAGCAGTGCATCCACAAATCGTGTTAGGTTTTGCAAGTCTATCGGAATCAGATCTTGAAGAGGGGCTTGGGGAGTTGTTACAGGCTTGGAAGTTATAG
- the pdxS gene encoding pyridoxal 5'-phosphate synthase lyase subunit PdxS, whose protein sequence is MERQQGTDRVKRGMAEMQKGGVIMDVVNAEQAKIAEAAGAVAVMALERVPSDIRRDGGVARMADPTITEEVVNAVTIPVMAKCRIGHIVEARILESMGVDFIDESEVLTPADEEYHLLKSTFTVPFVCGARDLGEAARRIAEGAAMIRTKGEPGTGNVVEAVRHMRKIQAELNQILHTNPDELMTRAKEWGASYEVLRLIQQEGRLPVVNFAAGGIATPADAALMMHLGADGVFVGSGIFKSEQPEKFAKAIVEAVTYRDDFERIAYLSKGLGTAMKGIDVTSMPFEERMAPRGW, encoded by the coding sequence ATGGAACGGCAACAAGGAACGGACCGTGTCAAAAGAGGAATGGCTGAGATGCAAAAAGGGGGCGTCATCATGGACGTCGTCAATGCCGAGCAAGCAAAAATCGCAGAGGCAGCGGGCGCAGTCGCCGTCATGGCACTCGAACGTGTCCCATCTGATATTCGCCGAGATGGGGGTGTGGCACGCATGGCAGATCCGACCATCACGGAAGAGGTCGTAAATGCCGTCACGATTCCTGTCATGGCGAAATGCCGCATCGGGCATATCGTCGAAGCACGGATTCTTGAGTCGATGGGGGTCGATTTCATTGATGAAAGTGAAGTCCTGACACCGGCTGATGAAGAGTATCATTTGTTGAAGTCGACCTTTACGGTACCGTTCGTTTGTGGCGCACGCGATTTAGGAGAGGCGGCTCGGCGAATTGCGGAAGGTGCGGCGATGATTCGGACAAAAGGCGAACCGGGGACGGGGAACGTTGTTGAAGCTGTCCGGCATATGCGAAAAATTCAAGCGGAACTCAATCAGATTTTACATACGAATCCGGATGAGTTGATGACACGGGCGAAAGAGTGGGGTGCCTCTTATGAAGTCTTGCGTTTGATTCAGCAAGAAGGACGTCTACCGGTCGTGAACTTTGCTGCCGGTGGAATCGCGACGCCTGCTGATGCTGCACTGATGATGCACCTTGGTGCTGACGGTGTCTTCGTCGGTTCCGGGATCTTTAAATCGGAGCAACCGGAAAAATTTGCGAAAGCGATCGTCGAAGCCGTGACGTATCGGGATGACTTCGAACGAATTGCTTATCTCTCGAAAGGTCTTGGAACAGCGATGAAGGGGATTGATGTCACGTCGATGCCGTTTGAGGAACGGATGGCACCACGGGGATGGTAA
- the pdxT gene encoding pyridoxal 5'-phosphate synthase glutaminase subunit PdxT, whose protein sequence is MVIGVLGLQGAIREHLEMLASLGVKTRIVKSAGDLEGLAGLVLPGGESTTMRRLIDRYALLAPLRQKINTLPMFGTCAGMILLATELEQGDVHLGAIPMKVKRNAFGRQVDSFETMLAVEGIEVDIEAVFIRGPYVERIDQATRVLARIDDEIVVVETDMHLACSFHPELTNDTRLHRYFIEKVKKQRSVHVI, encoded by the coding sequence ATGGTAATCGGTGTACTTGGTCTACAAGGGGCAATCCGGGAACACCTTGAGATGTTGGCGTCGCTCGGTGTAAAGACGCGTATCGTTAAATCGGCCGGAGATTTAGAAGGACTCGCCGGACTCGTCCTGCCCGGTGGTGAATCCACGACGATGCGACGATTGATTGATCGTTACGCCTTACTTGCGCCCCTTCGACAAAAAATAAACACATTACCGATGTTCGGGACGTGCGCCGGGATGATTTTATTAGCGACGGAACTTGAACAAGGAGATGTTCACCTCGGGGCAATCCCGATGAAGGTGAAACGAAACGCCTTTGGTCGCCAAGTGGACAGTTTTGAAACGATGCTAGCCGTCGAGGGAATCGAGGTGGACATTGAAGCTGTCTTTATTCGAGGCCCTTATGTCGAACGAATCGATCAAGCGACCCGCGTTCTCGCTCGCATAGACGACGAAATCGTCGTCGTCGAAACAGACATGCATCTCGCCTGTTCGTTTCATCCGGAATTGACGAACGATACCCGTTTGCATCGTTACTTTATTGAAAAAGTAAAAAAACAACGTTCGGTTCACGTCATCTAA
- a CDS encoding D-alanyl-D-alanine carboxypeptidase family protein, with protein MKRLFILFLSVLLLTTSLLPVTSYAEVPTIKAESYIMVDAVTGKVLLEEQADLALPPASMTKLMTLYLVRRQIEQKKLSWNKKVQPSQKVLKLAGTPGLARVPLKNRTYTVRELYNAAFIKSANDAAVLLAEVVAGTEQKFVKLMNETAQTFGMDNTEYANASGLDAVDAALPGTNLMTATDIALLVIRFIKDYPDVLDVTSRSSMKLDGTTLQNSDKMLKNQKYAYPGMRGMKTGTTDLAGYCFAGVAIKDNMTIITVVMRTTSDQARFAETKKLLDYGFSSFEPLTYYGKGERIKGVFPIRGAEEADYDVVTDASLYVTVPKNAANRPPVFTFDVTHAPVKNGASVGTVQVKDEGTYLPGFDVPRSLLYSTERIELASFKTRLFRAIAAWSDKIDDAIRKPGLVNLKQDSVK; from the coding sequence ATGAAACGACTTTTCATACTCTTCTTGAGCGTCCTTTTGCTGACGACGAGTCTACTTCCAGTGACGAGTTATGCCGAGGTACCGACGATCAAGGCAGAATCCTACATCATGGTCGATGCTGTGACCGGTAAAGTATTGTTAGAAGAACAAGCCGATTTGGCTTTACCTCCCGCTTCGATGACGAAATTGATGACACTTTACTTAGTCCGACGTCAAATCGAACAAAAGAAACTAAGCTGGAACAAAAAAGTTCAACCAAGCCAAAAAGTGCTCAAATTAGCTGGCACACCAGGATTGGCACGGGTGCCGTTAAAAAATCGTACATATACCGTTCGTGAACTTTATAATGCCGCATTCATCAAATCGGCGAATGACGCTGCCGTCTTACTTGCTGAAGTCGTTGCCGGAACAGAACAAAAATTCGTCAAGCTGATGAATGAGACGGCGCAGACGTTTGGGATGGATAATACAGAATATGCAAACGCCTCGGGTCTCGACGCCGTCGATGCGGCCTTACCGGGGACGAACTTGATGACAGCGACGGATATCGCTTTACTTGTCATTCGGTTCATCAAGGACTATCCCGATGTCTTAGACGTCACGAGCCGCTCCTCGATGAAGCTTGACGGGACGACGCTTCAAAATTCGGATAAGATGCTGAAAAATCAAAAGTATGCGTATCCCGGGATGCGTGGGATGAAAACAGGGACGACGGATCTTGCCGGATATTGTTTTGCCGGTGTCGCGATCAAAGATAACATGACAATCATTACGGTCGTCATGCGGACGACATCCGATCAAGCACGTTTTGCAGAAACAAAAAAATTGCTCGATTATGGTTTTTCATCATTTGAACCGCTGACGTACTACGGCAAAGGCGAGCGTATAAAAGGTGTCTTCCCGATCCGCGGTGCAGAAGAAGCGGACTACGATGTCGTCACCGATGCGTCGCTTTACGTGACGGTACCGAAAAATGCAGCAAACCGTCCACCCGTATTTACGTTTGATGTGACCCATGCTCCTGTTAAAAATGGTGCAAGTGTCGGGACGGTTCAAGTGAAGGATGAGGGAACATATTTGCCGGGATTCGATGTGCCAAGATCACTTCTTTATAGTACGGAGCGGATTGAACTGGCGAGTTTTAAAACACGGTTATTCCGGGCGATTGCGGCCTGGTCCGATAAAATTGATGATGCGATTCGTAAACCGGGTCTTGTCAATCTCAAACAGGATAGTGTAAAGTAG
- the serS gene encoding serine--tRNA ligase, with product MIDIKRLRQDFDAIQEKLAHRGEDLTDMNRFIALDEKRRELIARTEVLKAERNDATKKIAELKRNKENADEAIAAMRTVGDEIKGIDDELREVEATLNQLLLGIPNIPHDSVPIGSSEDDNVVIREVGDKPAFDFEAVPHWDLMEQLKIVDVERAGKVTGSRFVFYRGAGARLERALINFMMDMHQDENGYTEILPPLMVNRESMTGTGQLPKFEEDAFKVEETNYFLVPTAEVPVTNMHRDEILAASQLPIGYAAYSQCFRSEAGSAGRDTRGLIRQHQFNKVELVRFVKPEESYEQLELLTGQAEEVLKRLKLPYQVLSMCTADLGFTAAKKYDIEVWMPSQGVYREISSCSNFEDFQARRAQIRFRWEANAKPEFVHTLNGSALAVGRTVAAILENYQQADGSVIIPEVLRPYMGGLKVIQA from the coding sequence ATGATTGATATTAAACGCCTGCGTCAAGATTTTGACGCAATCCAAGAGAAACTGGCACACCGCGGGGAAGATTTGACGGACATGAACCGATTCATCGCGTTAGATGAAAAACGTCGTGAACTGATTGCCCGGACCGAGGTCTTGAAAGCGGAACGAAATGACGCGACGAAAAAAATCGCGGAACTCAAACGGAATAAAGAAAATGCCGACGAAGCAATTGCCGCGATGCGAACTGTCGGAGATGAGATTAAAGGGATCGATGACGAGTTGCGCGAAGTCGAAGCGACATTGAATCAACTGTTGCTTGGTATTCCGAACATCCCGCATGATAGCGTCCCAATCGGTTCTTCAGAAGATGATAATGTCGTCATCCGTGAAGTCGGTGATAAACCGGCCTTTGATTTTGAAGCTGTCCCGCACTGGGATTTGATGGAGCAGTTAAAAATCGTTGACGTTGAACGGGCAGGGAAAGTCACAGGAAGTCGCTTCGTTTTCTATCGTGGGGCAGGTGCTCGTCTCGAGCGGGCCTTGATCAACTTCATGATGGACATGCATCAAGATGAAAATGGCTACACGGAAATCTTACCACCACTCATGGTCAACCGCGAATCAATGACAGGAACAGGACAACTTCCGAAATTTGAAGAAGATGCCTTCAAAGTCGAAGAGACGAACTACTTCCTCGTCCCGACAGCGGAAGTACCCGTGACGAACATGCACCGGGACGAAATCTTGGCAGCGAGCCAGTTACCGATCGGTTATGCAGCATACAGCCAGTGTTTCCGCTCAGAAGCCGGATCTGCCGGTCGTGATACACGAGGTCTGATTCGTCAACACCAATTCAACAAAGTGGAGCTCGTTCGTTTCGTTAAGCCGGAAGAGTCTTATGAACAACTTGAACTGTTGACTGGTCAAGCCGAAGAAGTGCTTAAACGATTGAAATTACCGTATCAAGTCCTCAGCATGTGTACGGCGGATCTTGGGTTCACTGCAGCGAAGAAATATGATATCGAAGTCTGGATGCCGAGCCAAGGCGTCTACCGTGAGATTTCTTCTTGTTCAAACTTTGAAGATTTCCAAGCGCGCCGGGCACAAATTCGTTTCCGCTGGGAAGCGAATGCAAAACCGGAATTCGTGCATACATTAAACGGTTCTGCACTTGCTGTTGGCCGGACGGTCGCAGCCATCTTAGAGAACTATCAACAAGCAGACGGCTCAGTTATTATTCCAGAAGTACTTCGTCCATACATGGGCGGACTCAAAGTGATTCAAGCATAA
- a CDS encoding DinB family protein, translating into MTNTKQTLLDHYKETMDFVRNLEHIPEDAWRSSYAEGKWTIAEIVGHLSPWDRFMVAERLPFMLADEPFRVKPNSQEVNEEAAKMSREQQRILTIDEFLVSRDLLRRAVDLIPEERLTDTFTSNGKTMMIVDLLGAMKQHDLHHIDQIKQVTAR; encoded by the coding sequence ATGACAAACACAAAACAAACACTACTTGATCACTATAAAGAAACGATGGACTTCGTCCGAAATCTCGAACACATCCCGGAAGACGCGTGGCGGAGCTCGTATGCGGAAGGCAAATGGACGATTGCTGAAATCGTAGGTCACTTGTCACCGTGGGACCGCTTCATGGTAGCAGAACGTCTCCCATTTATGTTAGCGGACGAACCATTCCGTGTGAAACCGAACAGTCAGGAAGTCAACGAGGAAGCGGCGAAGATGAGTCGCGAACAGCAACGAATTTTGACGATTGATGAATTCTTAGTCAGCCGTGACCTGTTAAGACGGGCCGTCGATTTGATTCCGGAAGAGCGTTTGACGGATACATTCACATCAAACGGAAAAACGATGATGATCGTCGACTTGCTTGGCGCGATGAAACAGCACGACTTACATCACATCGACCAAATCAAACAAGTAACAGCACGCTAA
- a CDS encoding deoxynucleoside kinase, giving the protein MNSKLREKYNIPADAVITIGGMVGIGKSTITNGLADALGFRTSLEKVDTNPYLDKFYHDFERWSFHLQIYFLAERFKEQKKIFQYGGGFIQDRSIYEDTGIFAKMHFEKGTMSPTDYETYSSLFDAMVMTPFFPHPDLLIYLEGSFEQVLDRIRLRGREMEQQTPIEYWEEMYERYTNWINNFTICPVLRLSIDEYDLLNEPESIERILSKIDKQLEVARIAKTR; this is encoded by the coding sequence ATGAACTCGAAGTTACGTGAAAAATACAATATTCCGGCAGATGCCGTCATTACGATCGGTGGAATGGTCGGGATCGGAAAATCGACGATCACGAACGGTCTAGCAGACGCACTCGGCTTCCGGACATCTCTTGAAAAAGTCGATACGAACCCTTATCTCGATAAATTCTACCATGATTTCGAGCGCTGGAGCTTCCACTTACAAATCTATTTCTTAGCGGAACGATTTAAAGAACAAAAGAAAATCTTCCAATACGGTGGCGGTTTCATCCAAGATCGCTCCATCTACGAAGACACAGGCATTTTCGCGAAGATGCATTTCGAAAAAGGCACGATGTCACCAACGGACTACGAAACATACTCCAGTTTGTTTGATGCGATGGTCATGACACCCTTTTTCCCGCATCCAGACTTGTTGATTTATCTAGAAGGATCGTTTGAACAGGTGCTCGACCGGATTCGTCTCCGCGGACGCGAGATGGAACAGCAAACACCGATTGAGTACTGGGAAGAGATGTACGAACGGTATACGAACTGGATCAATAACTTCACGATTTGCCCAGTCCTTCGTTTATCCATCGATGAATATGATCTTCTCAATGAACCGGAGTCGATTGAACGTATCCTCTCGAAAATCGATAAACAACTCGAAGTCGCCCGGATTGCAAAAACACGTTGA
- a CDS encoding deoxynucleoside kinase codes for MFITVEGPIGVGKTSLANAISHHFSFSMLREIVEENPFLGKFYEDIEEWSFQTEMFFLCNRFKQLDDIERHYLSKQRSVVADYHIFKNLIFAHRSLKVEHIDKYEQIYSTLTTDMPKPDAVIYLNASIDTLMKRVALRGREVEEHMSRDYLEQLAADYETFVTEYQIKHPEVKVIRFNGDELDFVKRPEDLDYVLTKIRNELYEGANHA; via the coding sequence ATGTTCATAACGGTTGAAGGACCGATTGGTGTAGGCAAAACTTCACTTGCGAACGCCATCAGTCATCATTTCTCATTTTCTATGTTACGCGAAATTGTCGAAGAAAATCCCTTTCTTGGAAAGTTCTATGAGGACATCGAGGAATGGAGTTTCCAAACAGAGATGTTCTTCTTATGCAATCGCTTTAAGCAGCTCGATGATATCGAACGTCACTACCTAAGTAAACAACGCTCTGTCGTCGCTGATTATCATATCTTTAAAAACCTGATTTTTGCTCACCGCTCGCTCAAAGTAGAGCACATCGACAAATATGAACAAATTTATTCGACCTTAACGACGGACATGCCAAAACCGGATGCCGTCATCTACTTGAATGCGAGTATCGATACACTGATGAAACGCGTCGCCTTACGCGGACGTGAAGTTGAAGAACACATGTCACGCGATTATCTCGAGCAACTCGCAGCAGACTACGAAACGTTTGTCACGGAGTATCAAATCAAACATCCGGAAGTCAAAGTCATTCGTTTTAACGGCGATGAACTCGACTTCGTCAAACGCCCAGAAGACTTGGATTATGTCTTAACTAAAATCCGCAATGAATTATATGAAGGAGCGAACCACGCATGA
- the tadA gene encoding tRNA adenosine(34) deaminase TadA: MERHEYYMGLAIGEAKKAEAIGEVPIGCVIVKDDQVIATGYNHRETNRQATAHAELLAIEQACEKLGNWRLEGCELYVTLEPCPMCAGAIMLSRIEHVIFGAVDPKGGCCGTLMNLVQDERFNHVSRLTSGILEKECGELLTAFFRELRAKKKAKKRAMGCNNLDETV, translated from the coding sequence GTGGAGCGACACGAATATTATATGGGGCTTGCGATTGGTGAGGCGAAAAAGGCGGAAGCCATCGGCGAAGTTCCGATTGGTTGTGTCATCGTCAAAGACGATCAAGTCATTGCGACCGGATATAATCATCGGGAAACGAATCGTCAGGCGACGGCACATGCTGAATTACTCGCCATCGAGCAAGCGTGTGAAAAACTCGGGAACTGGCGACTGGAAGGGTGCGAACTGTATGTGACGCTCGAACCGTGTCCGATGTGTGCCGGAGCCATCATGCTATCGCGGATTGAACATGTCATCTTCGGTGCCGTTGATCCGAAAGGGGGTTGTTGCGGAACCTTGATGAACCTCGTCCAAGATGAGCGCTTTAACCATGTTTCACGTCTAACGAGTGGTATACTAGAAAAAGAATGTGGTGAGTTGTTAACAGCGTTCTTCCGCGAACTTCGTGCGAAAAAGAAAGCAAAGAAACGTGCAATGGGTTGCAACAACTTAGACGAAACAGTATAA